The Streptomyces phaeolivaceus genome has a window encoding:
- a CDS encoding peptide-N4-asparagine amidase has product MRSRIIMSMLTGATLLASTLLGATPAQSANAPAQSAATPASVVEPSALVAEPPAVPAEFGTDWHDPLTAAPPVARPENTRSCEVTVAEAQFRDFTPYRGTYTPPAECGKKWSKVVLRLDGKVKGRQFDRLGHLHIGGVEVFRTSTPQPSPDGIEWSVEKDVTRYSETLRTAQPVEMLIGNVVDDTYTGVLDVKVTLTFYAGRPDAKTARTVPDRVLTLQDGTTLTTPRNSERVIAEVYATGSGGGCEEYWYLTVPEAAPYSCKADEGPYREVQISVDGQLAGIAAPFPNVWTGGWSNPFLWYVVPGPRAFDIQPLRYDLTPFAGLLNDGRPHRIEVSVVGVPEGQTGWSAPVNVLVWQDAKSTHVTGALTKVEAGDLANSSTYTPGTEHRLDTEGSHALTVAGYVDTSHGRVTTTVRRSLTNTSTHTWSDGENPDALDARWSDDETVTVKGGGSGGGGGPVRTARVQRSYTMDGTTTLGAGDRLRTVLTLGDRATVTETHGGRRTAWSRLDDTYTGDATYTANVPRDQRHAVGTTSERYRTHGSDGCYDRSLVSVQGVLTEDRMGC; this is encoded by the coding sequence ATGAGAAGCCGGATCATCATGTCCATGCTCACCGGGGCGACCCTCCTGGCGAGCACCCTCCTCGGAGCCACCCCCGCCCAGTCCGCCAACGCCCCCGCCCAGTCCGCCGCCACCCCCGCCTCCGTCGTCGAACCCTCCGCCCTCGTCGCCGAACCCCCCGCCGTCCCGGCCGAGTTCGGCACCGACTGGCACGACCCCCTCACCGCCGCCCCGCCCGTCGCCAGACCCGAGAACACCAGGTCGTGCGAAGTGACGGTCGCCGAGGCGCAGTTCAGGGACTTCACGCCGTACCGGGGGACGTACACACCACCGGCGGAGTGCGGGAAGAAGTGGAGCAAGGTCGTCCTGCGGCTCGACGGCAAGGTGAAGGGCCGCCAGTTCGACCGCCTCGGCCATCTCCACATCGGCGGTGTCGAGGTGTTCAGGACGTCCACCCCGCAGCCCTCGCCCGACGGCATCGAGTGGTCCGTGGAGAAGGACGTCACCCGCTACAGCGAGACCCTGCGCACCGCGCAGCCGGTCGAGATGCTCATCGGCAATGTCGTCGACGACACCTACACCGGCGTCCTCGACGTCAAGGTCACGCTCACCTTCTACGCGGGCAGGCCCGACGCGAAGACGGCGAGGACCGTCCCCGACCGGGTCCTCACCCTCCAGGACGGCACCACGCTCACCACCCCGCGCAACAGCGAGCGCGTCATCGCCGAGGTGTACGCGACCGGCTCCGGCGGCGGCTGCGAGGAGTACTGGTATCTGACGGTGCCCGAGGCGGCGCCGTACTCCTGCAAGGCGGACGAGGGGCCGTACCGCGAGGTGCAGATCTCCGTGGACGGGCAACTGGCCGGAATCGCCGCGCCGTTCCCGAACGTCTGGACCGGCGGCTGGTCCAACCCCTTCCTCTGGTACGTCGTCCCCGGCCCCCGCGCCTTCGACATCCAGCCCCTGCGCTACGACCTCACCCCCTTCGCGGGCCTCCTCAACGACGGCCGCCCGCACCGGATCGAGGTCTCGGTGGTCGGCGTGCCCGAGGGCCAGACCGGCTGGAGCGCCCCGGTCAACGTCCTCGTCTGGCAGGACGCGAAGAGCACGCACGTCACCGGCGCCCTGACCAAGGTCGAGGCGGGCGACCTCGCCAACTCGTCGACGTACACGCCCGGTACGGAACACCGTCTCGACACCGAGGGGAGCCACGCGCTGACCGTCGCCGGCTATGTCGACACCTCGCACGGCCGGGTCACGACGACCGTCCGCCGGAGCCTCACCAACACCTCCACGCACACATGGTCGGACGGCGAGAACCCCGACGCGCTCGACGCGCGGTGGAGCGACGACGAGACGGTCACCGTCAAGGGAGGCGGCAGCGGAGGCGGAGGCGGGCCGGTCCGGACGGCGCGTGTCCAGCGGTCGTACACGATGGACGGAACGACGACCCTCGGGGCGGGCGACCGGCTGCGGACCGTGCTCACGCTCGGCGACCGCGCGACGGTCACCGAGACGCATGGCGGGCGGCGCACGGCCTGGTCCCGGCTCGACGACACCTACACGGGTGACGCCACCTACACGGCGAACGTGCCGCGTGACCAGCGGCACGCGGTCGGCACGACGAGCGAGCGCTATCGCACGCACGGCTCGGACGGCTGCTACGACCGTTCG
- a CDS encoding L,D-transpeptidase family protein produces MSLAACGGSGDASDGARADTNATKAGEKADRAGAGNVDPTRIPDVGDRLQKQIPAESSQVVAVYGEGKDDADATVVLYTKSGSAWKKTRSWEGHNGKKGWTTDHREGDRRSPVGVFTLSDAGGVLADPGAKLPYSRSASFQAPHYWAKSHWHDFDYVIAIDYNRVKGTSPIDPTRPEGQSKGGSIWLHMDHGSGTSACVSLSKSGMEYLLRTLDPARHPVIVMGDKAELKA; encoded by the coding sequence ATGTCCCTTGCGGCGTGCGGTGGTTCGGGCGACGCGAGCGACGGTGCCAGGGCCGACACGAACGCCACGAAGGCGGGGGAGAAGGCCGATCGCGCCGGAGCGGGGAATGTGGATCCGACCCGTATCCCGGATGTCGGCGACCGTCTCCAGAAGCAGATTCCCGCCGAGTCCAGCCAGGTGGTGGCCGTCTACGGGGAGGGCAAGGACGACGCCGACGCCACGGTGGTCCTCTACACGAAGAGTGGTTCGGCCTGGAAGAAGACCCGCAGCTGGGAGGGGCACAACGGCAAGAAGGGGTGGACCACCGACCATCGGGAGGGCGACAGGCGCAGCCCCGTCGGTGTGTTCACGCTCAGCGACGCCGGAGGGGTCCTCGCGGATCCGGGGGCCAAGTTGCCGTACAGCCGGTCGGCGTCGTTCCAGGCGCCTCACTACTGGGCCAAGTCGCACTGGCACGACTTCGACTACGTGATCGCCATCGACTACAACCGCGTCAAGGGCACCTCGCCGATCGACCCGACACGTCCCGAGGGGCAGTCGAAGGGTGGCAGCATCTGGCTGCACATGGACCATGGCAGCGGCACCTCGGCCTGTGTCAGCCTGTCCAAGTCCGGCATGGAGTACCTGCTGCGCACCCTCGACCCGGCGCGGCATCCGGTGATCGTGATGGGGGACAAGGCCGAGCTGAAGGCCTGA
- a CDS encoding ABC transporter transmembrane domain-containing protein — protein sequence MQIQDLPYQDPGVPDARSGPRFLWWLGRNQLGGQFKALAWGLLHFTSVAGLPFCVGFAIQAVVDRSGSRLALAGVLLLLCGFTIALGDTFLHRSAVTNWITAAARVQQLLARKTAQLGSALTRRVAAGEVVAVSTGDVEKIGWFVEAVSRFTAAALTVVLVCVGLVVYQPALGVVVAVGVPVLALAVLPLLPRATRRADFQREKAGRATELASDTVAGLRVLRGIGGEDLFLDRYRSASQEVRHAAVRSARMWALISAIQVLLPGLLMIAVVWHGVGLAREGRITVGELVTVYSAVMLLTYPLRHFEEIAMAYSFSRPSAKRAARVLSLERATDIEGSREAIVPTGDLYDPATGLLAPAGCLTAVVCGDPDAAGRLAERLGGHASEEGTPVLLDGVPLDELPLDSARTAVLVQDKDPVLLSGTLRELLTVPASAEVTAEEALAAAQCGDVLEALVQGSLDTEDPMDARITERGRSLSGGQRQRLALARSLVTDPGVLVLDEPTSAVDSHTEARVADGIRSLRAGSTTVVFTSSPLLLDLAERVVLVHDGEVAAVGLHRDLVRKEPRYRAVVTRETDEETGPTGGTAGGTTGGTAGGTTGGTAGGTTGGTTGGTAEKAAFTDRPQDRRTALSDVLDELEEIEETA from the coding sequence ATGCAGATTCAAGACCTTCCGTATCAAGACCCGGGTGTGCCGGACGCGCGCTCGGGTCCCCGATTCCTGTGGTGGCTCGGCCGGAATCAGCTCGGCGGACAGTTCAAGGCGCTGGCCTGGGGGTTGTTGCACTTCACCTCCGTGGCCGGACTGCCGTTCTGCGTCGGCTTCGCCATCCAGGCCGTGGTGGACCGCTCCGGCTCCCGGCTCGCCCTCGCGGGCGTGCTGCTGTTGCTGTGCGGGTTCACCATCGCGCTGGGCGACACCTTCCTGCACCGCTCGGCGGTCACCAACTGGATCACGGCCGCCGCGCGCGTCCAGCAGCTGCTGGCCCGCAAGACGGCCCAGCTCGGCTCGGCCCTCACCCGCCGGGTCGCGGCCGGTGAGGTCGTCGCGGTCTCCACGGGCGACGTCGAGAAGATCGGCTGGTTCGTCGAGGCCGTCTCCCGGTTCACCGCCGCCGCCCTCACCGTGGTGCTGGTCTGTGTCGGCCTGGTCGTCTACCAGCCCGCGCTCGGCGTCGTCGTCGCCGTCGGCGTCCCCGTCCTCGCCCTGGCCGTCCTGCCGCTGCTGCCCCGCGCCACCCGCCGCGCCGACTTCCAGCGCGAGAAGGCGGGGCGCGCCACCGAGCTGGCCTCCGACACCGTCGCGGGTCTGCGTGTGCTGCGCGGCATCGGCGGCGAGGACCTCTTCCTCGACCGCTACCGCAGCGCCTCCCAGGAGGTCCGGCACGCCGCCGTCCGCAGCGCCCGTATGTGGGCCCTCATCTCCGCCATCCAGGTCCTGCTGCCCGGACTGCTGATGATCGCGGTCGTCTGGCACGGCGTGGGTCTCGCCCGCGAGGGCCGGATCACGGTCGGTGAACTGGTCACCGTGTACAGCGCGGTCATGCTGCTGACGTACCCGCTCAGGCACTTCGAGGAGATCGCCATGGCGTACTCCTTCTCCCGGCCGTCCGCCAAGCGGGCCGCCCGGGTGCTGTCGCTGGAGCGGGCCACGGACATCGAGGGTTCCCGCGAGGCGATCGTGCCCACCGGAGACCTGTACGACCCGGCGACCGGGCTGCTCGCGCCCGCCGGCTGCCTCACCGCCGTGGTGTGCGGCGACCCGGACGCGGCCGGACGTCTCGCGGAACGGCTGGGCGGCCATGCCTCGGAGGAGGGCACCCCCGTCCTCCTCGACGGCGTACCGCTCGACGAACTGCCCCTCGACTCCGCCCGTACCGCCGTCCTCGTCCAGGACAAGGACCCGGTGCTGCTCTCCGGCACCCTGCGCGAACTCCTCACCGTCCCCGCCTCGGCCGAGGTCACCGCCGAGGAGGCGCTGGCCGCCGCCCAGTGCGGTGATGTGCTGGAAGCCCTGGTCCAGGGGTCGCTGGACACCGAGGACCCGATGGACGCGCGGATCACCGAGCGCGGCCGGTCCCTGTCCGGCGGCCAGCGCCAGCGGCTCGCGCTGGCCCGGTCCCTCGTCACGGACCCGGGCGTGCTCGTCCTGGACGAGCCGACCTCCGCCGTCGACTCGCACACCGAGGCCCGGGTCGCCGACGGCATCCGGTCCCTGCGGGCGGGCAGTACGACGGTCGTCTTCACCTCCTCACCCCTCCTCCTCGACCTCGCCGAACGGGTCGTCCTGGTGCACGACGGCGAGGTCGCGGCCGTCGGTCTGCACCGCGATCTGGTGCGCAAGGAACCCCGGTACCGAGCCGTCGTCACCCGCGAGACCGACGAGGAGACCGGCCCGACCGGCGGAACGGCCGGCGGGACGACCGGCGGAACGGCCGGCGGGACGACCGGCGGAACGGCCGGCGGGACGACCGGCGGGACGACCGGCGGGACGGCCGAGAAGGCCGCCTTCACGGACCGGCCGCAGGACCGCAGGACCGCCCTCAGCGATGTGCTGGACGAACTGGAAGAGATCGAGGAGACCGCATGA
- a CDS encoding ABC transporter ATP-binding protein, producing the protein MIGVAPPAYDPAAPTTANTLPVGAPATVRAYVAELFRRHRRAFVLLITVNTIAVVASMAGPYLLGALVERVSDGARELHLELTATVFVVALVVQAVFVREVRLRGAMLGERMLADLREDFLVRSVGLPPGVLERAGTGDLLSRITTDIDRLANAMREAVPQLAIGVVWVVLLIGGLAVTAPPLALAVLLALPLLVVGCRWYFKRAPSAYRSESAGYAAVAAVLAETVDAGRTVEAHRLGTRRIDLSNQRIREWTAWERYTMWLRSVLFPVLNLTHTTVLGSVLIIGGVFVLHGWLGLGQLTTGALIAQMLVDPINLILRWYDELQIAEVSLARLVGVRDIEPDAGDPAVAPEGRHVHADQVRFGYREGVDVLREVSLEVAPGTRLALVGPSGAGKSTLGRLLAGIYAPRDGRITLGGAELSRMPAEDVRSHVALVNQEHHVFVGSLRDNLRLARTDARDAELWAALGAVDADAWARALDEGLDTEVGSGGLALTPAQAQQIALARLVLADPHTLVLDEATSLLDPRAARHLERSLARVLDGRTVVAIAHRLHTAHDADVIAVVENGRISELGSHDHLVQADGAYAALWRSWHG; encoded by the coding sequence ATGATCGGCGTGGCGCCACCGGCCTACGACCCGGCCGCACCGACGACGGCGAACACCCTGCCCGTCGGCGCCCCCGCGACCGTCCGCGCCTACGTGGCCGAACTGTTCCGCCGGCATCGCCGGGCCTTCGTCCTGCTCATCACCGTCAACACGATCGCCGTCGTGGCCTCGATGGCGGGCCCCTACCTGCTCGGCGCCCTCGTCGAACGCGTCTCGGACGGGGCCCGCGAACTCCATCTGGAACTCACGGCGACCGTGTTCGTCGTCGCCCTCGTCGTCCAGGCCGTGTTCGTACGGGAGGTGCGGCTGCGCGGCGCCATGCTCGGTGAGCGGATGCTGGCCGACCTCCGGGAGGACTTCCTGGTGCGGTCGGTCGGCCTGCCGCCGGGCGTCCTGGAACGCGCCGGCACGGGTGATCTGCTGTCCCGCATCACCACGGACATCGACCGCCTCGCCAACGCCATGCGCGAGGCGGTGCCCCAGCTGGCGATCGGTGTGGTGTGGGTGGTGCTGCTCATCGGCGGACTCGCCGTGACCGCGCCCCCGCTGGCCCTCGCCGTGCTGCTGGCCCTGCCGCTGCTGGTGGTCGGATGCCGTTGGTACTTCAAACGGGCCCCCTCCGCCTACCGCTCGGAGTCCGCCGGATACGCCGCCGTCGCCGCCGTGCTCGCGGAGACCGTGGACGCCGGCCGCACCGTCGAGGCACACCGCCTCGGCACCCGCCGTATCGACCTCTCCAACCAGCGGATCCGGGAATGGACCGCGTGGGAGAGGTACACGATGTGGCTGCGGTCGGTGCTCTTCCCGGTCCTCAACCTCACACACACCACGGTCCTCGGATCGGTCCTGATCATCGGCGGGGTGTTCGTCCTGCACGGCTGGCTCGGGCTCGGCCAGCTGACCACGGGCGCGCTCATCGCCCAGATGCTCGTCGACCCGATCAATCTGATCCTCCGCTGGTACGACGAGCTGCAGATCGCCGAGGTGTCGCTGGCCCGCCTGGTCGGTGTCCGGGACATCGAGCCGGACGCCGGCGACCCGGCTGTGGCCCCCGAGGGACGCCATGTCCACGCCGACCAGGTGCGCTTCGGGTACCGGGAGGGCGTCGACGTCCTGCGCGAGGTGTCCCTGGAGGTCGCGCCCGGCACCCGGCTCGCCCTCGTCGGCCCGTCCGGCGCGGGAAAGTCGACCCTGGGCAGACTCCTCGCCGGGATCTACGCCCCCCGCGACGGCCGCATCACCCTGGGCGGCGCCGAGCTGTCCCGGATGCCCGCCGAGGACGTCCGTTCCCATGTGGCGCTCGTCAACCAGGAGCACCACGTGTTCGTCGGCTCCCTGCGCGACAATCTGCGCCTCGCCCGCACCGATGCCCGGGACGCCGAGCTGTGGGCGGCGCTGGGCGCGGTCGACGCCGACGCCTGGGCGCGGGCGCTGGACGAGGGGCTGGACACCGAGGTCGGCTCCGGCGGGCTGGCGCTCACCCCGGCCCAGGCCCAGCAGATCGCGCTGGCCCGACTGGTCCTCGCCGACCCGCACACACTGGTCCTGGACGAGGCGACCTCGCTCCTCGACCCACGCGCGGCCCGCCATCTGGAACGCTCCCTCGCCCGCGTCCTCGACGGCCGCACCGTCGTCGCCATCGCCCACCGTCTGCACACCGCCCATGACGCCGACGTCATCGCCGTCGTCGAGAACGGCCGCATCAGCGAGCTGGGCAGCCACGACCACCTGGTCCAGGCGGACGGCGCGTACGCGGCACTGTGGAGGTCGTGGCACGGCTGA
- a CDS encoding DUF5709 domain-containing protein produces MDSTGGWGDDVYQPDGSEIQDDAGLLDAEDTLVADGVADPLDRGWSPPERPWAVEHSGVTAAERLRGETLEQRLAEELPDIAYPDGDGIGDSSDSDGELLDNEVGDLRSGRLVAPDEGAHEDEESGLIATDVGIDGAAASAEEAAMHIVDEDTR; encoded by the coding sequence GTGGACAGCACCGGCGGATGGGGAGACGACGTCTACCAGCCGGACGGATCCGAGATCCAGGACGACGCGGGGCTGCTGGACGCCGAGGACACCCTGGTCGCCGACGGTGTGGCCGACCCCCTGGACCGGGGCTGGTCCCCACCGGAGCGACCCTGGGCGGTGGAGCATTCCGGTGTGACCGCCGCGGAGCGGCTGCGCGGCGAGACCCTGGAGCAGCGCCTCGCCGAGGAGCTGCCGGACATCGCCTACCCCGACGGGGACGGCATCGGTGACTCCTCCGACAGCGACGGCGAGCTCCTCGACAACGAGGTGGGCGACCTCCGCTCCGGCCGTCTCGTCGCTCCCGACGAGGGTGCGCACGAGGACGAGGAGAGCGGGCTGATCGCCACCGACGTGGGCATCGACGGGGCCGCCGCCTCCGCCGAGGAGGCGGCCATGCACATCGTGGACGAGGACACCCGGTAG
- a CDS encoding metal-dependent hydrolase — translation MMGPAHSLSGAAAWLGVGAAAAAAGHTMPWPVLLVGALICAGAALAPDLDHKAATISRSFGPLSRWVCEIVDKLSYAVYKATKKQGDPRRSGGHRTLTHTWLWAALLGAGASAIAITGGRWAVLALLFVHMVLAIEGLLWRAARGSSSDVLVWLLAATSAWILAGVLDKPGNGADWLFTQPGQEYLWLGLPIVLGALVHDIGDSLTVSGCPILWPIPIGRKRWYPLGPPKAMRFRAGSWVELRVLMPVFMVLGGVGAAAALNFI, via the coding sequence ATGATGGGACCAGCACACTCACTGTCGGGAGCCGCGGCCTGGCTCGGCGTAGGGGCGGCGGCAGCCGCCGCCGGGCACACCATGCCCTGGCCGGTCCTGCTGGTCGGAGCTCTGATCTGCGCGGGCGCGGCGCTCGCCCCCGACCTGGACCACAAGGCGGCCACGATCTCGCGCTCCTTCGGCCCGCTGTCACGCTGGGTCTGCGAGATCGTCGACAAACTCTCCTACGCCGTCTACAAGGCGACGAAGAAGCAGGGCGACCCGCGCCGCTCGGGTGGGCATCGCACCCTCACGCACACCTGGCTGTGGGCGGCACTGCTCGGTGCCGGTGCCTCCGCCATCGCCATCACCGGTGGCCGCTGGGCGGTGCTCGCCCTCCTCTTCGTGCACATGGTCCTGGCCATCGAGGGGCTGCTGTGGCGGGCGGCCCGGGGCTCCAGCAGCGATGTGCTGGTGTGGCTGCTGGCGGCGACCAGCGCCTGGATCCTCGCGGGCGTCCTGGACAAGCCGGGCAACGGGGCGGACTGGCTGTTCACCCAGCCGGGCCAGGAGTATCTGTGGCTCGGGCTGCCGATCGTGCTCGGCGCGCTGGTGCACGACATCGGGGACTCGCTGACCGTGTCGGGCTGCCCGATCCTGTGGCCGATACCGATCGGCCGCAAGCGCTGGTATCCGCTGGGCCCGCCGAAGGCGATGCGGTTCCGGGCTGGCAGCTGGGTGGAGCTGCGGGTGCTGATGCCCGTGTTCATGGTGCTCGGGGGCGTGGGCGCGGCGGCGGCCCTGAACTTCATCTGA
- a CDS encoding DEAD/DEAH box helicase codes for MTLIDQLPRTADPDALYEAFESWAQERGLTLYPHQEEALIEVVSGANVIVSTPTGSGKSMIAAGAHFAALARDEVTFYTAPIKALVSEKFFELCKIFGTENVGMLTGDASVNSDAPIICCTAEVLASIALRDGKHADVGQVVMDEFHFYAEADRGWAWQIPILELPQAQFILMSATLGDVSMFEQDLTRRTGRPTSVVRSATRPVPLSYEYVLTPLTETLTELLATKQAPVYIVHFTQAQAVERAQALMSINMCTREEKDQIAELIGNFRFTTKFGRNLSRYVRHGIGVHHAGMLPKYRRLVEKLAQAGLLKVICGTDTLGVGVNVPIRTVLFTALTKYDGNRVRTLRAREFHQIAGRAGRAGFDTAGYVVGQAPEHVIENEKALAKAGDDPKKRRKVVRKKAPEGFVGWTDNTFEKLIASDPEPLTSRFRVTHTMLLSVIARPGNAFEAMRHLLEDNHEPRKQQLRHIRRAIAIYRSLLDGGIVEKLDEPDAEGRIVRLTVDLQQDFALNQPLSTFALAAFELLDPESPSYALDMVSVVESTLDDPRQILAAQQNKARGEAVAAMKADGVEYEERMERLQDVSYPKPLEELLFHAYNTYRKSHPWVGDHPLSPKSVIRDMYERAMSFTELTSYYELARTEGIVLRYLAGAYKALDHTVPDDLKSDDLEDLIAWLGEMVRQVDSSLLDEWEQLANPEEMTAEEAQERADQVKPVTANARAFRVLVRNALFRRVELAALDQVGELGEMDAESGWDAERWGEAMDRYWDEYEDLGTGPDARGPRLLMIEEEPENGLWRVRQAFADPNGDHDWGISAEIDLAASDAEGRAVVKVTDVGQL; via the coding sequence GTGACCCTCATCGATCAGCTGCCGCGGACCGCCGACCCCGACGCCCTCTACGAAGCCTTCGAGTCGTGGGCCCAGGAACGCGGTCTCACCCTCTACCCCCACCAGGAGGAGGCGCTCATCGAGGTGGTCTCCGGCGCGAACGTGATCGTGTCGACGCCCACCGGCTCCGGCAAGAGCATGATCGCGGCGGGCGCCCACTTCGCGGCCCTCGCCCGCGACGAGGTCACCTTCTACACGGCCCCGATCAAGGCGCTGGTCTCGGAGAAGTTCTTCGAGCTGTGCAAGATCTTCGGCACCGAGAACGTCGGCATGCTCACCGGCGACGCCTCGGTGAACTCCGACGCCCCCATTATCTGCTGCACCGCCGAGGTACTGGCCTCCATCGCGCTGCGCGACGGCAAGCACGCCGACGTCGGCCAGGTCGTGATGGACGAGTTCCACTTCTACGCGGAGGCCGACCGGGGCTGGGCCTGGCAGATCCCGATCCTGGAGCTGCCGCAGGCCCAGTTCATCCTGATGTCGGCGACGCTCGGCGACGTCTCGATGTTCGAGCAGGACCTCACGCGCCGCACCGGCCGCCCCACTTCGGTGGTCCGCTCGGCGACCCGCCCGGTGCCGCTCTCCTACGAGTACGTGCTGACCCCGCTCACGGAGACCCTCACCGAACTGCTCGCCACCAAACAGGCTCCCGTGTACATCGTGCACTTCACACAGGCGCAGGCCGTGGAGCGGGCCCAGGCGCTGATGAGCATCAACATGTGCACACGGGAGGAGAAGGACCAGATCGCCGAGCTGATCGGCAACTTCCGCTTCACCACCAAGTTCGGCCGCAACCTCTCCCGTTACGTGCGCCACGGCATCGGTGTGCACCACGCCGGCATGCTGCCCAAGTACCGGCGGCTGGTGGAGAAGCTGGCCCAGGCGGGTCTGCTGAAGGTCATCTGCGGTACGGACACGCTCGGCGTGGGTGTCAACGTCCCCATTCGCACCGTGCTGTTCACCGCCCTCACCAAGTACGACGGCAACCGGGTGCGCACGCTGCGGGCCCGTGAGTTCCACCAGATCGCGGGGCGCGCCGGGCGGGCCGGTTTCGACACGGCGGGCTACGTGGTGGGGCAGGCGCCCGAGCATGTCATCGAGAACGAGAAGGCGCTCGCCAAGGCCGGCGACGACCCGAAGAAGCGCCGCAAGGTGGTCCGCAAGAAGGCGCCCGAGGGGTTCGTCGGCTGGACCGACAACACCTTCGAGAAGCTCATCGCCTCCGACCCGGAACCGCTGACCTCCCGTTTCCGGGTCACCCACACGATGCTGCTGTCGGTGATCGCCCGGCCGGGCAACGCCTTCGAGGCGATGCGGCATCTGCTGGAGGACAACCACGAACCGCGCAAACAGCAGCTGCGGCACATCCGCCGTGCGATCGCGATCTACCGTTCGCTCCTCGACGGCGGCATCGTCGAGAAGCTGGACGAGCCGGACGCCGAGGGCCGCATCGTCCGGCTGACGGTCGACCTCCAGCAGGACTTCGCCCTCAACCAGCCGCTGTCCACCTTCGCGCTGGCCGCGTTCGAACTGCTGGACCCGGAGTCCCCGTCGTACGCCCTCGACATGGTCTCCGTCGTCGAGTCGACGCTGGACGATCCGCGGCAGATCCTCGCCGCCCAGCAGAACAAGGCGCGCGGTGAGGCCGTGGCCGCGATGAAGGCGGACGGGGTCGAGTACGAGGAGCGCATGGAGCGGCTCCAGGACGTGAGCTACCCCAAGCCGCTGGAGGAGCTGCTCTTCCACGCGTACAACACGTACCGCAAGAGCCATCCGTGGGTCGGCGACCATCCGCTGTCGCCGAAGTCGGTGATCCGGGACATGTACGAACGGGCCATGTCGTTCACCGAGTTGACCTCGTACTACGAGCTGGCCCGCACCGAGGGCATCGTGCTGCGCTACCTGGCCGGCGCCTACAAGGCCCTCGATCACACCGTCCCCGACGACCTGAAGTCGGACGACCTGGAGGATCTGATCGCCTGGCTCGGCGAGATGGTGCGCCAGGTCGACTCCAGTCTCCTCGACGAGTGGGAACAGCTGGCCAACCCCGAGGAGATGACGGCAGAGGAGGCCCAGGAGAGGGCCGACCAGGTCAAGCCGGTCACCGCAAACGCGCGCGCCTTCCGGGTCCTGGTCCGCAACGCCCTGTTCCGCCGGGTCGAACTCGCCGCTCTGGACCAGGTGGGCGAGCTGGGTGAGATGGACGCCGAGTCCGGCTGGGACGCCGAGCGGTGGGGCGAGGCGATGGACAGGTACTGGGACGAGTACGAGGACCTCGGCACGGGCCCCGACGCCCGTGGCCCCCGGCTGTTGATGATCGAGGAGGAGCCGGAGAACGGGCTGTGGCGCGTCCGGCAGGCCTTCGCCGATCCGAACGGCGATCATGACTGGGGCATCAGCGCGGAGATCGACCTCGCGGCCTCCGACGCCGAGGGTCGCGCCGTCGTCAAGGTCACCGACGTCGGTCAGCTGTGA
- a CDS encoding acyl-CoA thioesterase, translating to MTTNPAERLVDLLDLEQIEVNIFRGRSPQESLQRVFGGQVAGQALVAAGRTTEGDRPVHSLHAYFLRPGRPGVPIVYQVERVRDGRSFTTRRVTAVQQGRTIFNLTASFHKPEEGSFAHQLPPARKVPDPESLPTVTQEITEHLGTLPEQLERMARRQPFDIRYVDRLRWTPEEVENAEPRSAVWMRAVGPLGDDPLVHTCALTYASDMTLLDAVRIPVEPLWGPRGFDMASLDHAMWFHRPFRADEWFLYDQESPIAVGGRGLARGRIHDLEGRLLVSVVQEGLFRKLGA from the coding sequence ATGACGACCAACCCCGCCGAGCGGCTCGTGGACCTGCTCGACCTGGAGCAGATCGAGGTCAACATCTTCCGCGGTCGCAGCCCGCAGGAGTCCCTGCAGCGGGTCTTCGGCGGCCAGGTCGCCGGGCAGGCGCTGGTGGCCGCCGGGCGCACCACGGAGGGTGACCGGCCGGTGCACTCGCTGCACGCGTACTTCCTGCGCCCTGGGCGCCCGGGGGTGCCGATCGTGTACCAGGTCGAACGGGTCCGCGACGGGCGGTCGTTCACCACGCGCCGGGTCACCGCCGTGCAGCAGGGCCGCACGATCTTCAATCTGACCGCCTCCTTTCACAAGCCTGAAGAGGGGAGCTTCGCGCACCAGCTGCCGCCGGCCCGGAAGGTGCCGGACCCCGAGTCGCTGCCGACGGTGACGCAGGAGATCACCGAGCATCTGGGCACGCTCCCCGAGCAGTTGGAGCGCATGGCCCGGCGTCAGCCCTTCGACATCCGGTATGTCGACCGGCTGCGCTGGACCCCCGAGGAGGTCGAGAACGCCGAGCCGCGCAGCGCGGTGTGGATGCGGGCCGTGGGCCCTCTGGGGGACGACCCGCTCGTGCACACGTGCGCGCTGACGTACGCCAGCGACATGACCCTGCTGGACGCCGTCCGTATCCCGGTCGAGCCCCTGTGGGGTCCGCGTGGCTTCGACATGGCGTCGCTGGACCACGCCATGTGGTTCCACCGGCCGTTCCGCGCGGACGAGTGGTTCCTGTACGACCAGGAGTCCCCGATCGCGGTGGGCGGTCGCGGACTGGCCCGGGGCCGTATCCACGACCTGGAGGGGCGTCTGCTCGTGTCGGTCGTGCAGGAGGGGCTCTTCCGCAAGCTCGGCGCCTGA